One genomic segment of Apostichopus japonicus isolate 1M-3 chromosome 23, ASM3797524v1, whole genome shotgun sequence includes these proteins:
- the LOC139964434 gene encoding uncharacterized protein yields the protein MASANTSVHTTIARFTVRNDCTLCSLDVLDTGHWAVAGYNDRTRRGFIDLFMLQFDPDSQEKPLLVTSKRYHTQQFNKFGSSLRSVCLLDGHLFLTCCKETIALYDSSNGDLVNQGKFNGTAFCMTTRDGLVYVGLDHSKKVIVLGARGLRIKKTMILTGLVGNPCDITVSNNKLFICTGYGSALMYNDEGEIEQEYTHKQCSHAWSITVSEEKGLIFILWLSDEGRQVVVYSLSGGHSSISGGHSPISGGHILASFKVHDNSERIRINNNINRLFVVTETGEVHEYHTSDILTFDNPLMRTESLIKKDDCKKLLDYFEVPAKESKDIIESDEPFSSLVHHLREAAKISFDDINYILTACSERGLSKLLAVRTIYQQAQDSKLTKTVLKDQPKALEENRQELYHKLTEAEDEKKTAH from the exons ATGGCCAGCGCAAACACTTC AGTGCATACAACGATAGCACGATTCACCGTACGAAATGATTGCACACTGTGTTCTTTGGACGTACTGGACACAGGCCATTGGGCTGTCGCTGGATATAATGACAGGACAAGACGCGGTTTTATTGATCTGTTTATGTTACAATTTGATCCTGATTCTCAAGAAAAACCGTTATTAGTGACGTCAAAGCGGTATCATACTCAGCAATTTAACAAGTTTGGTTCATCATTGCGGTCTGTTTGTTTACTGGATGGTCATCTGTTTTTAACGTGTTGTAAAGAAACGATAGCATTGTACGATAGTAGTAATGGCGATCTGGTCAATCAAGGGAAGTTTAACGGTACAGCCTTCTGTATGACAACCAGAGATGGTTTAGTCTATGTCGGTTTAGATCACTCCAAAAAGGTGATTGTCTTAGGCGCGAGAGGATTGAGAATAAAGAAGACAATGATCTTAACAGGATTAGTAGGCAATCCCTGTGATATAACAGTTAGtaataataaactgtttatctgTACAGGCTATGGGAGTGCTTTAATGTATAATGATGAGGGAGAAATAGAACAGGaatatacacacaaacagtGCAGCCATGCTTGGAGTATAACAGTCAGTGAAGAGAaaggattaatatttatattatggtTAAGTGATGAGGGTAGACAAGTTGTTGTTTACTCTCTATCTGGGGGTCATTCTTCCATCTCTGGGGGTCATTCTCCCATCTCTGGGGGTCATATTTTGGCTTCTTTCAAAGTTCATGATAATTCCGAGAGAATCAggattaataataacataaacagattgtTTGTGGTTACTGAAACTGGAGAAGTACATGAATATCACACA AGTGACATCTTAACTTTTGATAACCCCCTGATGCGCACAGAGTCATTGATTAAGAAAGATGACTGTAAGAAGCTACTTGACTACTTTGAAGTTCCAGCTAAGGAATCAAAGGACATTATTGAGAGTGATGAACCCTTTTCATCTCTTGTCCACCATCTCAGAGAGGCAGCGAAGATTTCTTTTGATGACATCAACTATATATTGACAGCATGCTCTGAGAGAGGACTAAGTAAATTGTTGGCAGTAAGGACCATCTACCAACAAGCTCAAG aTTCAAAGTTGACCAAAACAGTACTAAAAGATCAACCAAAGGCATTAGAAGAAAATAGGCAGGAACTCTATCACAAACTAACTGAAGcagaagatgaaaaaaaaacagctcaCTGA